From a region of the Vibrio ostreae genome:
- a CDS encoding acyl carrier protein phosphodiesterase, producing MNYLAHLHIADHCQSSLLGNLLGDFVKGDPDSQYVAPIASGIRLHRLVDAYTDSHPVISHAKQCFSADTRRFAPIALDMFWDHCLASQWAHYHDLSLSRFVRQAHQRVTREQAITFAAAANFSETRASSEPIASPQPIALPDRFNRVSGAMWQGGWLESYAELSNIEFALQRMSQRSVRMGKLAHCFDGLSRHYSRLAELFTVLYPDVLEKAKRSEL from the coding sequence ATGAACTATCTCGCCCATTTGCATATTGCCGATCACTGTCAGAGTAGTCTGCTGGGCAACCTGCTGGGCGATTTCGTGAAAGGTGATCCCGACAGCCAATATGTGGCTCCCATCGCCAGCGGGATACGGCTGCATCGGCTGGTGGATGCCTATACCGATAGTCATCCTGTCATTTCGCATGCCAAACAATGCTTTAGCGCCGATACCCGTCGTTTCGCACCCATTGCCCTCGATATGTTCTGGGATCACTGTCTGGCCAGTCAGTGGGCCCACTATCATGACCTGAGTTTATCGCGTTTTGTGCGTCAGGCGCACCAGCGCGTAACCCGTGAGCAAGCTATTACATTTGCTGCAGCCGCTAATTTTTCTGAAACCAGAGCGTCTTCTGAACCGATCGCGTCTCCTCAACCCATCGCCCTGCCGGACCGTTTTAACCGCGTCTCCGGTGCGATGTGGCAGGGCGGCTGGCTTGAATCCTACGCAGAACTCAGCAATATCGAATTTGCTCTGCAGCGTATGTCGCAACGCAGTGTGCGTATGGGGAAGCTGGCGCACTGCTTTGATGGTCTAAGCCGCCATTACTCCCGCTTAGCCGAGCTATTTACCGTCCTGTATCCGGATGTATTAGAGAAAGCCAAACGCTCTGAGCTCTGA
- a CDS encoding c-type cytochrome: MRLSLFISMLLIVMNAWAYDGDPDLGKQKIPSCPFCHGGDGIAENPRYPNLKGQDKGYLLSAMQAYKKGQRKGPMAEMMQTQLQRLNNEDLNDIAAYYASRGE; encoded by the coding sequence ATGCGCTTATCACTTTTTATTAGCATGTTACTTATCGTTATGAACGCCTGGGCTTATGACGGTGATCCCGATCTTGGCAAACAAAAGATTCCAAGTTGTCCATTTTGTCACGGTGGGGATGGTATCGCTGAAAACCCGCGTTATCCTAATCTGAAAGGTCAGGACAAGGGCTACCTGCTCTCAGCCATGCAGGCATATAAAAAGGGTCAACGTAAGGGTCCAATGGCAGAGATGATGCAAACGCAGTTGCAAAGGTTAAATAATGAGGACTTAAATGACATTGCTGCTTATTATGCATCCCGGGGCGAATAA
- a CDS encoding OmpA family protein, whose amino-acid sequence MRLIKQCGVDLWAVVVVFYCPVAYSQDDTQYLDFTTNVTTLNQTVVRQGIEIDLNQLNELQSGQQISEVKKLLGEPVNIDTLTSRYEWEYNIIVPLETNNNHIVCQYKIIFSPQHQIRATQWRRDVCERLFNAALTPQSSANVSQTSSKTNPVTVDVEFEFNQFQLTEAGKLSLDKLVATLSSDYQNPVITLVGYTDYIGASQYNMRLSARRAETVKQYLSAHSIPIQSISTQARGADDPIVQCQGSERTSDVIGCLKPNRRVEVIVTEQL is encoded by the coding sequence ATGCGTTTGATCAAGCAATGCGGCGTCGACCTGTGGGCAGTTGTGGTGGTGTTCTATTGTCCTGTTGCTTATAGTCAGGATGATACACAGTATCTGGACTTCACAACCAATGTTACCACTCTCAATCAGACGGTTGTTCGTCAAGGTATTGAGATTGACCTCAATCAATTGAATGAACTGCAGTCGGGTCAGCAGATTTCGGAGGTTAAAAAACTGCTCGGCGAGCCAGTCAACATAGATACACTGACCAGTCGCTATGAGTGGGAATATAATATTATTGTTCCGCTGGAAACTAATAATAACCACATAGTCTGCCAGTATAAAATTATATTCTCTCCTCAGCATCAAATTAGGGCAACGCAGTGGCGACGCGATGTTTGCGAACGTCTGTTCAACGCGGCGTTGACACCTCAATCCTCTGCCAATGTTAGTCAAACTTCTTCAAAAACCAATCCTGTTACCGTCGATGTAGAATTCGAATTTAATCAGTTCCAACTGACTGAGGCTGGAAAATTATCTCTGGACAAACTGGTTGCGACGCTTAGCAGCGATTATCAGAATCCGGTCATCACCTTAGTCGGGTACACCGACTATATCGGTGCCAGCCAATACAACATGCGACTTTCAGCGCGAAGAGCTGAGACAGTTAAACAGTATCTCAGCGCTCATTCGATTCCTATTCAGTCTATTTCAACCCAGGCTAGAGGCGCAGATGATCCGATTGTTCAATGTCAAGGCAGTGAGCGGACTTCGGATGTTATTGGCTGCTTAAAACCAAATAGACGAGTCGAAGTTATCGTAACTGAGCAACTCTGA
- a CDS encoding TetR/AcrR family transcriptional regulator has product MTEKRQGRRSAQDAQKTRYHILKVAAEMFCELGYARVSLRHISEKAGVSHSLIRHHFGSKEKIWHSISDGLHLYMQSYIRTVIAHIPADTPANIKLYRFLIRILAHALIIKQPIQLIADAARQENALVDYFIDNAGEMEALIAALAEQYNEQYPETPINIWETKWHLIMFAHSAASMTPLLKDTWSDETDDVDDCLLRHWQLFNQMMAQKFHVPEEAVLKPTSVKALLHPHDYDWEKQCVTLCCQDDNKDREEETLPCRASLSDK; this is encoded by the coding sequence ATGACTGAAAAAAGACAGGGGCGACGCAGCGCCCAGGATGCACAAAAGACCCGATACCATATTCTCAAAGTCGCTGCAGAGATGTTCTGCGAGTTGGGTTATGCCAGGGTGTCGCTACGTCACATCAGTGAAAAAGCAGGTGTGTCCCATAGCCTGATCCGCCATCATTTCGGCAGTAAAGAAAAAATCTGGCACAGCATCAGCGATGGCCTGCATCTGTATATGCAGTCCTACATCCGAACCGTGATTGCCCATATTCCTGCTGACACACCAGCCAATATCAAACTTTATCGTTTCCTGATCCGGATTCTGGCTCATGCCCTGATCATCAAGCAGCCGATCCAGCTGATTGCCGATGCTGCCCGTCAGGAAAATGCCCTGGTCGACTATTTCATTGATAATGCAGGTGAAATGGAAGCATTAATCGCAGCGCTCGCCGAACAATACAATGAGCAATATCCCGAAACACCGATAAATATCTGGGAAACCAAGTGGCACCTCATCATGTTTGCCCACAGTGCTGCCAGCATGACGCCACTGCTCAAAGATACCTGGTCAGATGAAACCGATGATGTCGATGACTGCCTGCTGCGTCACTGGCAACTGTTCAACCAGATGATGGCGCAGAAATTCCATGTTCCGGAGGAAGCGGTGTTAAAACCGACCTCAGTCAAAGCTCTGTTACATCCCCATGATTATGATTGGGAAAAACAGTGCGTGACTCTATGTTGTCAGGACGACAACAAAGACCGCGAAGAAGAAACGTTACCGTGTCGGGCGTCATTATCAGACAAATAA
- a CDS encoding aromatic amino acid transport family protein: MMKSKLFGSTLIIAGTTIGAGMLALPLASAGIGFSTSLMIMFALWALMAFTALLMVEIHQYADKSATLHTLAKQILGTKGKWIATFAMLFLFYALCAAYIAGGGAQFSSRISELAGIQVSGTAGTLLFTLLVAAVVTIGTGTVDKVNRLLFTGKMVTMVMVLSFLAPNVSESYLLSMPLGQGLVIASIPVIFTSFGFHGSIPAIVNYLDGHTPSLRKAIVVGSAIPLLIYVFWQIVTLGVVSQPDLVENAGLSALIGTLAQTVHQSNLSSVIGVFADLALLTSFLGVSLGLFEFMGDSINKKSAYKSGTIKRVTAALITFIPPLMFALFYPQGFIMALGYAAIALAVLAIFLPLSMVVRVRRQTSDQEYYQVMGGTPALMLTGVVGVVIIGAQLMITFGILPALG; this comes from the coding sequence ATGATGAAATCAAAGCTTTTTGGCAGTACTTTGATTATCGCCGGCACCACGATTGGAGCCGGGATGCTGGCTCTGCCGCTGGCATCGGCTGGAATCGGTTTTTCAACCTCTCTGATGATCATGTTCGCCCTGTGGGCCCTGATGGCATTTACCGCCTTGCTGATGGTGGAAATTCACCAATATGCAGATAAAAGTGCTACGCTTCACACCCTGGCCAAACAGATCCTCGGTACCAAAGGTAAATGGATCGCCACGTTCGCTATGCTGTTCCTTTTCTACGCACTTTGCGCAGCATACATTGCCGGGGGCGGCGCACAGTTTAGCAGCCGAATCTCAGAGCTGGCTGGTATCCAGGTTAGCGGCACGGCAGGTACGCTGCTGTTTACTCTGCTTGTTGCAGCCGTTGTAACCATTGGCACTGGCACGGTCGACAAAGTAAACCGCCTGCTATTTACCGGTAAAATGGTGACTATGGTGATGGTACTGAGCTTTCTGGCACCGAATGTTTCGGAATCTTACCTGCTGAGCATGCCGCTGGGACAAGGTCTGGTGATCGCGTCAATTCCGGTTATTTTCACCTCATTCGGTTTTCACGGCAGTATTCCGGCCATCGTCAACTACCTGGATGGGCACACACCATCATTGCGCAAAGCGATCGTGGTGGGGTCAGCCATCCCACTGCTCATTTACGTCTTCTGGCAAATCGTGACTCTGGGTGTGGTCAGCCAACCTGATTTGGTCGAAAACGCTGGCCTGAGTGCTCTGATTGGTACTCTGGCGCAGACAGTTCATCAATCGAATCTGAGCAGCGTTATCGGGGTATTTGCTGATTTGGCTCTGCTGACTTCTTTCCTTGGTGTGAGTCTGGGCCTGTTTGAATTCATGGGCGACTCCATCAATAAGAAAAGTGCGTACAAAAGTGGCACGATCAAGCGCGTTACCGCCGCTCTGATCACCTTTATTCCGCCGCTGATGTTCGCGCTGTTTTACCCGCAGGGTTTTATCATGGCTCTGGGTTACGCAGCTATCGCGCTGGCAGTTCTGGCGATTTTCCTGCCACTGAGCATGGTCGTGCGCGTTCGCCGTCAAACCTCGGATCAAGAGTATTACCAGGTCATGGGTGGCACTCCAGCTCTAATGCTGACAGGCGTCGTCGGCGTTGTGATCATTGGGGCGCAGCTGATGATCACCTTCGGAATCTTGCCTGCACTTGGCTGA
- a CDS encoding DEAD/DEAH box helicase: MSETTSTFVSLGIAPELAQQLDRLGIKTPTEIQAQAIPPVLDGQDVLAGAQTGTGKTAAFGLPVIQRFVNQPKAREANSKDIRALVLVPTRELAQQVFDNLTAYAADSELKIVTAYGGTSMKVQVQNLKGGADILIATPGRLLDHAHVKTLYLGNTEVLVLDEADRMLDMGFMPDIQRVLRKLPRERQTLFFSATFDSKIKAVAYRMMQTPAELQVTPTNSTAETVQQMVYPVDKRRKRELLAYLIGSRNWQQVLVFTRTRQGSDDLAKELKLDGIKAASINGDKSQGARQKALEDFKSGKVRALIATDVAARGIDIAELEQVVNFDMPFKAEDYVHRIGRTGRAGKSGFAVSLMSPDEEPLLEAIERLLDQRLPQEWLQGYEPSLEVQMDESQAPRRKGRSADKRKMKAKLKIHANRGKKK, encoded by the coding sequence ATGTCCGAAACGACTTCGACCTTTGTTTCTTTAGGTATTGCCCCAGAACTGGCGCAACAGCTCGATAGGCTGGGGATAAAAACACCGACTGAAATTCAGGCGCAAGCCATACCGCCGGTATTAGATGGTCAGGATGTATTAGCCGGAGCACAAACCGGAACGGGTAAAACGGCCGCATTTGGTTTGCCTGTCATTCAGCGCTTCGTCAATCAGCCGAAAGCACGCGAAGCCAACTCGAAAGATATTCGGGCGTTAGTTTTGGTTCCGACCCGCGAACTGGCGCAGCAGGTATTTGATAACCTGACGGCCTATGCCGCTGACAGTGAGCTGAAAATTGTCACCGCGTACGGCGGAACTAGTATGAAAGTCCAGGTTCAGAACCTCAAAGGCGGTGCAGACATTCTGATTGCAACGCCAGGACGTTTACTCGACCATGCCCATGTGAAAACACTCTATTTGGGTAACACGGAAGTATTAGTGCTTGATGAAGCGGATCGCATGCTTGATATGGGCTTTATGCCCGATATTCAACGTGTGCTGCGTAAGCTGCCGCGAGAGCGCCAGACGCTGTTTTTCTCGGCGACGTTCGACAGCAAGATCAAAGCAGTAGCGTATCGTATGATGCAGACGCCGGCTGAATTACAGGTTACCCCGACCAACTCAACCGCTGAAACGGTGCAGCAGATGGTGTATCCGGTTGATAAAAGGCGCAAACGTGAATTGCTGGCTTACCTCATAGGCTCACGTAACTGGCAACAAGTGCTGGTGTTTACTCGCACTCGGCAGGGCAGTGATGATTTGGCTAAAGAGCTCAAACTCGATGGTATCAAAGCAGCCTCAATCAATGGCGATAAAAGCCAGGGCGCAAGGCAGAAAGCGTTAGAGGATTTTAAATCCGGTAAAGTGCGCGCGCTGATCGCGACCGATGTTGCCGCGCGTGGTATCGATATTGCCGAGTTAGAACAAGTGGTTAACTTTGATATGCCATTTAAGGCAGAAGATTATGTGCACCGTATTGGCCGTACCGGTCGTGCAGGCAAAAGTGGTTTTGCGGTCTCACTAATGAGCCCGGATGAGGAGCCTTTGCTGGAAGCGATTGAACGTCTGCTTGACCAGCGTTTGCCACAAGAGTGGCTGCAAGGGTATGAACCTTCTCTGGAGGTGCAGATGGATGAAAGCCAGGCTCCGCGCCGTAAAGGTCGCTCTGCTGACAAGCGTAAGATGAAAGCCAAGCTGAAAATCCACGCTAACCGCGGTAAGAAAAAATAG